The nucleotide window TCATCCCTAATTTATGCTATTTGAAATCACTAGGGACACCTACCAACTCATACAAATaaccatttcatgaatttaacataaaattttagcatttttacaaataagtccccaaatgacaatttcatcaaaaatccctttataaaacttgtttatttagcAATAagaactcataatcttccatcaaacataaaaaatcatGCAAAAGCattcatgaaaaaaccctaactctttaacagttttgcaaattaatccttgggctagctaggTTAAGCTACAAAGATCccagaaacataaaaatcattaaaaacgagacaaaataaCACTTACATGCAATGGACAATGCTAGTCAAATGTCCAAGCTCCTTCAATGGagttttctttcttattttcggtggaaaaaacaactaaagaagatgatagttttagtttatgttattttacttaacataattattaaattactaaattaaccttgctTATTAACCTTTAAATCACTTAATAAtgtgtccatctttgtccactaataataataatggtctaattaccatataaatccCCTTACATTTAAAATTCACATCTAATTAATACCTTTAACTACTAGAATTTCACTTTTGcaccttttatgatttagtctttttcactgaattaagcatgcaaatgtcaaaatttcttaacaaaattcttATACGGCCCTACTAATATaccgtagacattaaaataataataaaataatagtttactcatcaaatttgtagtctcaaaaccactgttccgatttcactaaaatcgggctgttacagacaACTTGCTAAAAATTTAACAAttgaaaaaaattgataaatGGGCTAGCTAAATCGAGCTTCCATGAtcataaaatctataaaaattacatGAAAAATAAATAGTTACCTTAAATAAATTGATGGTGGGATGTAATTTGTAAAAATGGAGTTATTCTCCTTTTGTTTCAAATGGTTGATGGTGGAGAAGATGAAGTTTCATCTTTCATCCACTAACTTGGCAATGTATACCTTGCTTAaggtttaattaattaactaatcatgtctaattaacttaattaagacaattatttataattataatattaactTAATGGAAATCATTATTATCCAGTAAGCCATGTTAAATAATGGTTAGAAAATCATTTTAGTCCTTTGAATAATTGCTATCTAGGTCCCCaagatattttttaattaaaactcATTAGCGattgaacttttacaatttagtctttaagatTTAATTAACTACTTTTTTGGCTAAATTACTTATCGATCTTTatttacaatatttttattttatatttacataATTAATTTATGGAAATAGGGTTCCAAAACCACATTTTCCAACACCATTGAAATTCAAGTTGTTATATGACAGCTCTACAAACAACGAACTCTCCCTTAAGCtcttcaatttcatttttcaaagTCATCACCATGACTTCGAGAGCATTATCCCTTTTAGTTAGTTTATCCTTAGTGGCAATGAGCCACTTGCATCTCCTCTACATTGGCATTGAGAGCAACTAACACATGTTCCTTGAGCTCATCTGTCCCTAAGTCCAACTCTACAATGTGACCCTCAACTATCTCAAGGCTTTCCTTCAAATCACCTATAAAATCCTCAAGTTTGACAACCCTGCCTTCTAATGCTGATAGCATATCTCTTGATCTACTCGCCTTCCTAGCTCTCCCACAGGTCTCTAGTGGGACATTCTGGTCCTTTGCTTCTCTCACCATCTCAAACTCAACAACTTAACAAGCCTTTGTCTAATAACAATTGGCACGAGGCTAGAACTTTAGTCTAGAAAACTGCACAGCTTTAGGTAGAAACTTTGCTTCAAATCTGCCTAACTCAACCTTAACTCTTGAAAAGTGAAAATCTTAAAGAAATTCTCTAAGGCACCAATGCTTCACAAAAGTAAGCAAGCGAAACAAGCAACACACGAAAAGAAAAAGGCACAAGAAAGTATGCATACCAAATGTTGGATAAATGCTCTCAATTAATACTAAGATTGAGTGATTACAACTCTGAGTGAATACAATTGAGGGGGAGGagctctatttatagttgagctatCCCGGATCCAACGGTGCAATttgaattacattaatatatgATATTATAGGCTATCTACAAGATGAGTCCTAAGGAATTTAAGCACTATGTAATCTTATATTTAGTATTACAATATTTACCCTAATAAATCTAAATTACTGGAGTGTTTTATTAGGCTATCAAATTTTAAATAGATAAACTTTTTACGGATCAAACTAATCCAAATAATTTAAATAagcctaatttaattaattgaaaatttttaaatggctGTGTGTGCTTTAAGCACAGGATTGGGTTTTTCAGGCCGCTGAACATGGATATGACATTTACTGTGATAGGGTCTCCCAATTTCGATTGTTGAATGGGTTTAAGGGGGGTTGCTGTTGATGACTTTTTGTGTggctttttcaattattttatttttatttttattttatggatTTGGAACAGCAAATCTGGTCCTAGGCCAACCTAATTAAAATGAGCTTTTAGATTGGAGAGCTTGTTTCGATAACAGTGGGAGACCCAATTTGCACGCCTAAATACATGTCTCTATTCATTGACTCAATCCTTTCTAACATTTTAAGAGCTtagcttctattttctttttcattttgtttAATAAAAAGTAATGAAGTTGATTGAAACTAGAGTTAATTCATTTATACAATTATTTTTGAAGATAATTTTAAAACTAATGCCATAATCTCTTTCTTATTCAACCCTAAATACCTATTGATCGGGTGTTATTTTTATCTTTgtgccaaaataataataataacaataataatctcTTTTCCTATCCAaatccaagaaaaaaaaaaaagatgttaaatcaacattagcatgtgaAGTTCTTCAATTATGATAACCTCCTCTCTGTATACATCTTTTCTGTTATGAATGTATGTGTGCTCAACCATTGTTGTTCTTTTATAACAGCCTTAGAAAACAAAGGGAAAAAGAATTGTGGGGGAAAATCATACTATGTACAGAAACTTCAAATCCATATGCACAACTGGCCACAGCTGCTACTGTGTGGCTGTCAGAAAGAAATATTTTCATATTCACCTGAAAACTCCGTCACCTCACCTTGACTGCCAATCCcataagaaaaacaaaaacagaCATGAATGAGATATAATTATTCAGATTAAAATTGACCTGAGACTAGTAATGTAAAAGAGTTTGACAACCTGCTGCTGCTGCTCCTCAAATCACGCCAGACATTTGCATATCTTGCCATTATAGCATATTGTTGATGTGACAACAGAAACTGAATAATTGGACACCTCACCACAATCCATCAAACAACTGAATTCATCTTCCCGGGTTCAAAGGTTTGTAGTTTCTTCGCCAACATGAGTATGTCCCCTGCTAATGCCATACCCGACACCATCAGCAAATGCACCTTATTCGAACATATCCAAAAGCACTAAATTTCAGGATAAATTCCATATTTTTCAGTAATATACAAAGCATTTGAAACACCCTATTTACCATGAATGcgaatacatattctagacataATGGTTATACAACCAGAAATGCACCTTAAATTCCTGGAAACTCTGAATAAAAAATCATGAACCTAGAAGAGTTTTGTTAGGGGAGTTTAATAAGCAGGCTTAGTTTTTCTATACCAAAGCACGAGGATATTTTGATTCCAAACCTTGCCTTCAAACTCACCAGCTTTATGACTAGGTTATAATTTATTACAGCCTTTTGTTGTGAAGCACCTATGCTTATATCCCACATTCTTTCAGATATAACAAATGGATAAATCAAGAAGTTCAATTGTTAAGGCATATGCCAAACCTATTAATATCACATAGATTGATCATAATCTGAGATAGTTTGGTGAAACTTTATTTCCCAACcaatttattattatatgtgGGTCCATAGGTCTATCAGGTAGGTTTTACACCTTGCCATAATGGACTGGCAGCACTTAGGCAAGCAACCAGAACAGACTAGTGTCACCAATTTAGTTTCCTGCAATTAACAGTTCAAATCCATTCTTATTTCCCTAATGAAACAATGCCAGTTTTGTATTCTCTTCTCTGAAAAGATAAGAACTTACAGCTAAGCTGGTCTCTTTTAAATGTTCCAATGACTCAGCAAGTTCCACTTGCTTTGATGCAGTTGCAAGCAATGCCTGCAAAAACTAAAACCAGTTTACTGACCAGAACATACAACGATACAAAAACTGGTTGCAATAAGCACTAATTGTAGAAAGAAGTCTtactttctttgttctctgtAAATCCTGTTCAATAGATTTAATACGACTTAATGATTCAAGAAGCATGTCTTCTTTTTCAGGAGGAATGTTTGTGGGTTTGTTACAAAGGTCAGTTACCAAGCTTTCTAAATTTTGTAGCCTCTGCCAACATGGATGGAGTGACTCCTCTTTTGCTTCTGTCAAGGTACCATTTCCTAGAGACCCTGAACCTGCCACCTCGTGATTAGACAGATTTCCTACTTGTGGATTTGAATCTTGTGCTTCAGAAAATCTTCCCAGTCCAGGGGCAAAGAAAAAGATACATGCCAACAATTTGAGTAAGAAGTAAACCACAAAATCTATTACTTGGTTAACGAACTTCTTTCTTGGATTTCTTGGAGTAACAATGCTAGTTACATCATCTGCCAACAGCACCAAATAATGTAAAAGCTTTATTATGAGAGAAAAATTAGCGTAGCCAATAGGAAGTTCTAGTGCTAAGAAAAAGAAGATACAGTTCATTTGCAATGAGTTAATGACTAGTCAGGTTCTTAAAAGAGTCTAAGAGTCAAAAAttgaagttttgattgtgaatggTTCAAACCCAGAATGGCAATAAAATCAGATAGATAACAACAGGCTTCCATATCTTAATCAAGCATGGCTGATTGAGCATAGTCCGTCCTAGAGATGGCAGTAAACACAAGGGCTACTAGTTTTGCTTTAATGCTGCCCTTATTGGACTATAAGATAGTTATTTTCTATGATGTAGGACCAACTACATCTGCTAGAAGAGTAAGAATCCCACTTCAAAATTTGATTGGGCATATAAGTTCAAGCCTAGCATGGCCAGAGAACAACACAGAACTACCAACTACCACAACATGCACCAATAATGAATAGACTGATCTGATTTAAAGTTAGTATAAAGACAAATATGATGTTCATTAAGTATCACTGAGTGATCACTCACTTGTTGAATTAGCTTCTTCAGTTATTGCAGCACTTTCTGGTTCAATAATGTCATGCATTGATATAGGAGCACTCATCTGTCCCTAACACAAGGattaatattgattaaataatGTTATTTTTCATCGTACCACAAGAGAAACAATTACAAAGTCTAATGACTAAAATCGTAGGAGGAATAAATTCATAACCTAAGTTAAAAGAGAAGCCAGAATGGTGGTGAAGCAGAGCCAATTACATTTAAAAACTTACTTTGTCAGAAAGTGACACTAACTGCATGAAATCTGATGTATGTGATCTCACATCGGAAGCATAAGATATTTCACTACTTGCAACCTGCCAAAGAACCAATTAAAATGGAACTAGATGCACAGCTAAATAACGATAAATTGCCAGTAGACAAGGGAGCTCGACCAACGAAAAAGGAAGTTGGAGAAACCTTAGTAGATAAAAGTTTGGCCTCCAAATTGTCATTATCAGAAGAACTTTCTGTTTTCCTCAAGTACAAGGCATCTCCTGAGTGCACCAACTGCAAATAAAAATACATGCGATGACTTTTAGTTCTGggcataaaataataattagggCTTTTGTCAGACATCAATTCGTGAACAGAGAGGAGTGCTGTTAAAGGCtaaaattataaattcatttTGCTTTTGCAAACAGACAAGGACCCCACCTTCATTATTTCTGAGTTATTCCAGGGTCCTTTGTCAGATCTAAGACACCCGCCATCATTAAGGCATGAGCATGTTCCACCAAGAAACTCCGGCAATTGGCTGCTTGGGAGATTTTCCACaagaaagtttagtaaaaaagcTCAAAAACAAACAGATAGTAAGACATTTCAGTAACAATACAGAAGCAATCACAACCTTGGATCAATACTCTCCaataatttattatgaaatttGTTCCCAAGAACCTGTGTGATTAAAGAATACTTGTTGATTAGTTGAAACCAACCCTCAAAAGTCAAAGAaagcatatatgtatatatataatattcttCATGATCACATGTTCCAAAATTCTTGTACATGAATCTTTGCTGTAGTCCTTGGATCAAGAAAGCTTTTTGCTGTGTTCCATAGTAGTTTGAATCCATTTCCAGCATTAACTATGAACATTTGATGTAAACTCTGTAGAGTGAATGCCAATATTAGCAACAGTTAAGGACATTATGCATGAATAATTCAGATAATATATATTCACTCAGCTTAATGAAACAATGAAGCCACCTCGGGATAGTTGTCTCCATCAATTTTCTGCATTCGCATTACAAGATCATGTGCAACCTTGCCAAAGCTCATCCAGTTCTGCATAAATAAGATAATACTGAGAAAAATTATATTGCATGAATTGAATATATTCTGTAATATATGAACACTGACCAACCCCTGCACATCTAATATTGTGGTTGTAGAATCTATATGCCTCTTGGCAGCAATAGAACAAGCAGGAAACTTCTCCACAAAAGCCTTCTCAAAGCCCTGCACATGATATTTCAAAAATCTGTCCACTGTAGTAACCTTCATCAGCTTGGTAGGGTCAATTTTACCAAGTCTTTCAATATAAACTGGGCGACCCTGTTTGTCTACACCATGGTAACCATGAGGGTAACAGCGCTGAACTGCGTCATATTCATCATACACAAAATCCTGTGTATGCATCAAAGCATCTGTTAAAACTATGAAAATTAAAACCATTCCAAAAGGAAAAGAATGACAGCAAAACACATCTTCCATTAAACAACAATAAAAACACAGTTGCTTATCTACACCGTTTATCATGAGTAGTATGGCAAATATCTGACTAAGCTAAGTTTATAGATAGTAAGAGGAGCACATTTTACCTGTAAAATAGTATCTACTCCATTCTCTTTCCTCCAGTTCAGCATATCTTCCCACATCTGGACAGTTTTATCGAGGTCAAATTTCCTTGCTTTCAGAAATCTGCAATGACATTGCATCTTCTTTTAAAATGAAAGAATATAGTTGAATGGAAGGATTCATTTTTCTTTTGCTGGAGGTAAGGGAAAAGAACCCCGCCCGGGGGGGCGGGGGGAGgacaaatattattttttatttggatTAGGTGGCATAAGTTTTTCAAAAATATAACTTAATATGAAGCTCAGCTTCTACTTGCATTTCTAATTGTTCGGAAAGTGTAACCCAGAGTAAAATCAAAGATTAAGTAGGGATGTCCACTGCTCAATCACTTCTAGGCAAAAGAAAACTCTGTATCTCCTGCCTCAGTACAGTTCCAGCAGAGGCATTTGCATTATGTTTTTCGAGATGCACAAAATTTCAAGTCAAAATCTTGTTCTGTTAGAATAAGAGGCTACAGTTCAAACCTTTGAGTTACGCATTAGAATTTTTTAAATCTTTCACCCTAGAGATATACTTGTCAAATTATTGAGGCTAAAGATACGATGATGAAAAGCGAAAGCTAGTATAATGCCCAAAACTCAATTAAGGAGGCAGTTACAGTTCATGAAATAACTAAACCATAGATGATTTGATCTAGTACACCATGCAAACATTTGAGTTAGACAGTAGAATATTTTTAAATAGTTCACTTTAGAGATAGACTTGTCTTAAGAATCAAGAAACATTTCTTATATTACTCTTCTAAGATTCCAATGAATTTATTTTCTGGAAACCTACACATCCTACACATGTCACTCTAAAATAAAGAATCCAAAAATTATCCTCTAGATTAGAGATTATTTACACATTTCTAAGAAAAGACgagcaaattttgaaaattataaaaacaaaCAGTAGATCTTCATTTCAGTAACAAGCATGAGGTAATTCTTCCTAAGTCAAATACTGAACTGTAAACAATTCAAAGCTTGAGATTTGTGGAAAGCTAAAACAGAACAGATTTGTGCCCATGGAATGGTCTCATTGTCTTATAGTTTAATATTAGCTAGCCACCACGCAAATAAATAGCATAACTTTGTCCAAAAACATGCAATATAAGTCAACCGGTTGGCTAAATTACCTTAACAAAGTGTGGTAATCATCATGACGTGAGGGAAGCTGATCTTTTGCAAGTAATGCCTCGCGAAAAGCTTGGACTGCCTTTTCCTCCTCCGCATCCCTTACATCCTCGATAGAAATTGCCGCAAATTTGCAATCAGCCACGCGTTTGCCACGCTTCCTTATACCATGTGTTAGCTTTGTTGAAGCAGTCATAGCTTTCTTCTTCAGAGATCTCCCTCGCGTCGGTCTTCTTTTCTCGTCCTCAGACGTCTCAAAATCCAAATTCCCTTCCTTTCTAAACCTCTCGGTTTCTTGAAATGCTATTAACTCCCCTGATATTTTGAAAATCAGATCCAAAAAGAAAAATCTGCGAAGCACAATTTTATTCTCGACTTCGATCAAAATTCAGTAAAAGTAGACAAAATTTAGCAGGCATTGTACTCTGTATCCGAAATCGTGATCAGACCTCACTCTGCAACCAAACGGACACAGAAAATCTCAGAAATAATGAGATGCTGTCACTTTTATATATTACCAAATCTTCCAGATCTCTGCGATTCTCTATTACAGCTCGTTGCTGTAGAAAACAAATACAAATTTATCAGAAATGGACAAAAGAAAAGATTGGATCGGCATAAGCACAAAAAATATAGCATCAGTCAACAGAAGGTTTTACAAAAAACGAAATGAAAATCGCGTTAGATCCAAAATGAAGATCAACCAAACacaattaaaagataaaaaaattaaaaaccttCAATGACATTATTAATGCATCAATACAGAGGAAACGTATCCAGATATaccttgaaaagaaaaaaaaaacgcaTTCATTCCACACAGaatagaagcatattgaaattcacATGAAAACGAATGGTTGAATTTTCGATTTCTCTCCTTATTtccttatatataaaaaaatgaataaatataatAATCAAAGGCAGAGCTAAGAAATGAGAAAAAAGCTATCACTTTAGGTTGCGAGGCGggcttttctctctctctctctctctccaaacggaaaaggaaaaaaaattctcACACTATTGTTTctagaattaaattttaaaaataaataaaagtgactaATATTGTTTTAATCTTTTGTTAGCTGAGGCGTGTCGTTATCAAAAagcgtttttattttatttatttacaaaaaagaaaaattcGCTTTCGGAGATCGAAATCAGAAAAACGTAGCGTGAAACCGCCGCTTCTGCTACTTAATACTTATCAACTGACGGTGGTTCCCATCAACGGTTAacgatttgtttttgttttattttttgctTTCTAAGGCCGGGGCGGGAGCGTGGGTTTCAACGTTTACCGCCGTTATATATAAAAATGGCAATATCGGAGACTATtaggtacggtggagtgtaggaTACCTATAAAGCTACAAGCCAATCACAAATtggttttttattttgtttatttactttttagtagaagaaatgtttggtaatgtacCACGTCAGATACCATTAAGGTTCGGCCACATGGAGAGTGGTTGGCAAGCGGGACTAAAGAAGCGACCCAAAGTGGAGAGGCCAACCTCGTGCGCTTACAATAAGAGTACCACAAAGTTAAGATTTCAGATCTCaaaaattcttcaattacaatataaatataattacataaattatatttaaaaaataattataaaattattaggatgataaaaataatttctaaaaaatAACAATCAACTAATCATATTTCTtgtgttaattttaaaaatagttgataatgtaattattaataaaaattaaaagaaaaataaatatcatatGTTATTTTATCTAATTGTTCTAGTGCATATTTGTTAAATTGTTctctttttaatatttaatatatgctCTTATCATCATCTCTTGGTCATTGATCAAGGTTATTATCATCTGAATTTGAACATGCATCAAGCTTACCAATATCTCATTCTTTCATGTACTATTTAAAGTATGAATCATTTCAATTTTacctataattcaagttattaaTAAATACATTTCGAAACcttaatatctcaaattaaaaaGTTTACAAGTTGTCTAGTGTGTTTGTGTTTCGTACCACTCTTTCAAATGGTATCTTACCACATAATATGGTGTAAGAAAActttttatatttacagatttggCATCGaccttataatatttgaattcatAATTCAAATATTCTATACctttaattataaaacttatataaacttaatttagAGAAAATTTATGTCAAGTTATATTCATTATTAtatgtaaattaaataaaaataatataaattttataataaataacctttacaaaaaaaaaattaaattattcaataacTTTCATAACACTTCTTATAAATAAGATAATTTTTGTCataaaagttatttttataaacaaattatgataaaaaattataatattttttatgaattaagcatattatttttataatatatagtatGAACATATAAATAAGTTATGTCCATATTTTTTgccatattttttataaataaataagttataatatttttataatatgcaaactatttttataataaactttttgctataattttatatttttagaatttaaataatatttttttgttataactttataaaatacagaaattatttttataatataatttttaagagctattatataaatttttttggCCACAATCATCTCAAACACAAATACATGTTCATGCTTATAATACAACTTTTAtaacttgtataaaaataattatttaaaatgggATTTAAGCATAACTACATGCATTATTACTCCAATTCTCACCCATCCCTAAAAATTGATAAATGTAATTTGAATGCTTCAATAACAACAAATTCGATGTGACACATCAATTACTATAGTTATCTAAACATGTCACTCATGTGAAATTACACACAAATTCACTTATTAGGTGGCTTTCAAATACTACCTAAAACTAGTTTTTTTTATTCGTGCGATGAACAGACGTATttacattataaattaaaattctttcaaattttgaatCTAGCAATAAGTTAATTATGATAAAGATTTATCAAATTTTGAatctaataataaattaattggtTACGATAAAAATATGTCAAAATTTGAATCTAATAATAAAACAATCAATGTATCTTTAATTACAATGATATAAAGTAATactcatatatacatatacaagtttattgtatttaaattaatagatatatttaattaattcatatttttatatataaaatatttacataatataatttaatgcatatataaaatatttatagacAAAATATTTTAGTACATTGTATTAACAAATTTTAGTCCATTGCATTACCTTGTTTCATTTCAAACAAATTTTTGTTTAgcgataataatatttttatcccTTCAACTCTACAAAAGTTATTTTAATCGTCGATTTAATTTTtgcttttttaatttttgaatttgttctttttttattaaatcttttaaaattaatggaaAAGTTAACGTTTGTTAACTTTATTGACGATAAATGTGAATTGTCACTTTGGATGACATATTAACatttacttaatttttaaaatttttaaaaatattaaaaattatatattttatactttttaaatgatttaaatgatttttaattttaaaaaatatatttttctaattttctttgaatatttaaaattttt belongs to Gossypium arboreum isolate Shixiya-1 chromosome 7, ASM2569848v2, whole genome shotgun sequence and includes:
- the LOC108457228 gene encoding phosphatidylinositol/phosphatidylcholine transfer protein SFH9-like isoform X3, with the translated sequence MTASTKLTHGIRKRGKRVADCKFAAISIEDVRDAEEEKAVQAFREALLAKDQLPSRHDDYHTLLRFLKARKFDLDKTVQMWEDMLNWRKENGVDTILQDFVYDEYDAVQRCYPHGYHGVDKQGRPVYIERLGKIDPTKLMKVTTVDRFLKYHVQGFEKAFVEKFPACSIAAKRHIDSTTTILDVQGLNWMSFGKVAHDLVMRMQKIDGDNYPESLHQMFIVNAGNGFKLLWNTAKSFLDPRTTAKIHVLGNKFHNKLLESIDPSQLPEFLGGTCSCLNDGGCLRSDKGPWNNSEIMKLVHSGDALYLRKTESSSDNDNLEAKLLSTKVASSEISYASDVRSHTSDFMQLVSLSDKGQMSAPISMHDIIEPESAAITEEANSTNDVTSIVTPRNPRKKFVNQVIDFVVYFLLKLLACIFFFAPGLGRFSEAQDSNPQVGNLSNHEVAGSGSLGNGTLTEAKEESLHPCWQRLQNLESLVTDLCNKPTNIPPEKEDMLLESLSRIKSIEQDLQRTKKALLATASKQVELAESLEHLKETSLAETKLVTLVCSGCLPKCCQSIMARGHTHVGEETTNL